Proteins encoded by one window of Lutibacter sp. A64:
- a CDS encoding gliding motility-associated C-terminal domain-containing protein translates to MKTKLLFLLTLTLFTFKANAQCTGNVNIPNADFKNALLNNHTIDLDNNNEISCTEASNYTGEIDVNSLYIDDLTGIEAFINITSLILNRNYLEELDISKNTALTSLSFSDNYLTSIDLSKNTALTYLSCGNNKLTSLDVSNNTQLETLYAGSNEDLTSLDVSSNTVLTKLYLLNNEGLTQLNVANGNNSNFDTSVLNFKGTTDLTCIKVDNTAFANNNWSSLKDATARYSENCDTTVILDVNFEQALITKGFDSGSPDGTVPTDNISGIATLSIEDKEISDLTGIEDFVSLTSLSVSNNNLTSLDLSNNTALTELDCSYNDLTSLDVTQNSALIDLNCSYNDLTALNLEGNTNLDILNISVNNLINGLDVSKNTALTQLSINFSNLASLDVTKNIALELLYIPQNNLTSLDVSQNTALTRLECFKNNLTSLDVSNNTALTNLSCFQNNLTTLDLRNTNISLISATSNPNLTCISVDDVNDIPYGWMFDTTVSYSEDCNATTAIPDANFEQALIDLEIDDVIDGAVLTANISGITSLFVRNKNISDLTGIEDFIALETLYVDRNNLTSLDVSNNTALDYLVCYENSLTSLDLSNNVALTKLNCNSNNLTSLDVSANTSLIELYCSSNNLTSLNVANGNNSNFNQDTNGFYVSFTSNPNLSCIKVDNATFANNNWSTLKDATATYSEDCGTTAIPDANFEQALIDLEIDDVIDGAVLTANISGLTTLNVSGENIADLTGIEDFTALTELYISNNVLTSLDVTKNTALIHLNVEINNLTILNVTKNTALTELRCSENSLSTLDVTKNTALNDLACYMNNLTSLDISNNIALTDLNVFDNNLTSLNVSNNAALINLSVSDNNLTSLDVSNNTALTSLSVSKNELSSLDVSNNTALTVLSISETSLTSLDVSTITNLIWFDAIDNANLTCIQVDNVANIGTNWNKDATATYSEDCSATVALTYVPDDNFEQALIDLEYDDVLDDYVLTANISGLTSLLVRDKNISDLTGIEDFIALETLYVDRNNLTNIDVSNNTALNYLVCYENNLTSLGLSNNVALTKLNCSSNNLTSLDVSANTSLIELYCSSNSLTSLDLSNNTALTKLSLGTNNLTSVNISANTNLTELNLGVNSLTSIDISANTSLIELEVESNNLTTLDVTKNTALTFLDVSGNNLTSVDLSMNTDLTRLDLFNNNLTSLDISNNTNLDKFDVTDNTNLTCIQVDNVSNIGSSWYKDATATYSEDCSATVALTYVPDDNFEQALIDQGYDDVLDDYVLTDNISGITDLDVSNKNIADLTGIEDFIALTVLDIGFNDLTSLDVTKNTALTNLSCYGNNLTSLDISNNTALTRLSVFENNLTSLDVSNNTALTSLAVYKNNLTSLDVSNNTALTFLSLYLNELSSLDVTKNTALTTLNVGENSGLSTLDVTKNTALTYLSCYGNSLTSIDLSKNTDLTLLDLSENSLTNIDLSKNTALTELNIHHNSLTNLDLSENTALKFLIIHHNSLTNIDLSKITNLDGFDATNIPSLTCIQVDNVANIGTNWEKDATATYSEDCSATVALTYVPDNNFEQALIDQGYDDVLDDYVLTDNISGVTKLLLFNKGISDLTGIEDFTALTELTCTDSNLTSIDFSKNTGLIKLSIYNNNLTSIDLSKNTELTFLSIRNNELSSIDLSKNTALNYLSIINNKLTSIDLSKNTALTDLHIRENSLTNLDLSNNTNLIKVAASENNLTNIDITNAIDLIDLDVSENNLASLNITNNTALTDLNIDRNSLSSIDLTKNTALTTLYVYENNLSSIDLTKNTALDFLNIHNSNLTSIDVSKNIALTELNIRENNLTSLDISNNLNLDEFDATDNPNLTCIQVANVNNIGPYWEKDAIATYSEDCSATVALTYVPDDNFEQALINLGYDDVLDDYVPTNNINGLTDLDVRGENIADLTGIEDFIALTKLQCDNNNLTSLDLSKNTNLIKVAASENNLTSIDITNAIDLIDLDVSENNLASLNITNNTALTDLNIDRNSFSSIDLTKNTALTTLYVYENNLSSIDLTKNTALFYLNIQNNNLTSIDLSKNIALFNLNIRENNLTSLDLSNNTNLYEFEAIGNPNLTCIQVANVNNIGTYWYKDATASYSENCGELIVDCSNIENTQLTCKAELPSEDESLPIVTNSVGAATISVETISSNNSGCLGDPLIITRTYTISDEGGNSEECIQTFTVESINEPTIDTDLRTYTEELDANCQYQLPDYTALATSTADCGTATITQSPAAGTIISGEKDTEIILTATDSCERTATTSINLTTIVNTELTASTKDSTIQLDASGVVSITASQVDNGSNLSCNAVSLTLDKTTFNCSNIGENTVTLTVTDTSGNSATATAIITVEDNIAPTVITQNIEIELNGNGTSSIVTADIDNGSSDNCEIASITLDKTEFDCTSAGENTVTLTVTDIHGNSNSETAIVTVVDKTGPTAVAQNITAQLDVSGVAIITANQIDNGSTANCGAANLTVDTTTFNCSNIGENTVTLTVTDTSGNSSTATAIVTVEDTLAPTVITQNIEVELDENGTSSIVAADIDNGSSDNCEIASITLDKTEFDCTSAGENTVTLTVTDIHGNSNSETAIVTVVDKTGPTAIAQNITAQLNASGVANITANQIDNGSTANCGTINLTLDKTTFNCSNIGENTVTLTVTDASGNSSTTTAIVTVEDTLAPTVITQNIEVELNGNGTSSIVVADINNGSSDNCEIASITLNKTEFDCTSAGENTVTLTVTDIHGNSNSKTAIVTVSETVAPVANCIAPFTLALDETGNATIIASQINNGSTDNCGITSINIDKESFDCSNIGENTVTLTVTDASGNKATCTTVVTIVDTTPPIVITKNISVELDSNGNANITTSDIDNGSFDACGIAAMSLDQTTFSCPTLIEHAVTLTVTDNYGNTASEIALVTFTSSDIDNDTIADICDTDIDGDGVDNNIDNCPTTANSDQADLDQNGIGDVCDQSDLKIAKGFSPNGDGVNDEFIIEGLHNYPNNSIQIYNRYGNIVYESNNYQNYWDGIGNKEERRLPAAPYFYVLSINGGSKVVKGWVYINY, encoded by the coding sequence ATGAAAACAAAACTACTATTTTTATTAACGCTAACGCTATTTACTTTTAAAGCAAATGCACAATGCACGGGCAATGTAAACATACCCAATGCAGACTTTAAAAACGCATTATTAAACAATCACACTATAGATTTAGATAATAACAACGAAATATCTTGTACAGAGGCTTCAAACTATACTGGAGAGATAGATGTAAATAGTCTATATATTGATGATTTAACAGGTATAGAAGCTTTTATAAATATAACTTCTTTAATTCTTAACCGTAATTATTTAGAAGAACTAGATATATCTAAAAATACAGCTTTAACCTCTTTAAGTTTTAGTGATAATTATTTAACAAGTATAGATCTTTCTAAAAATACAGCTTTAACTTATTTAAGTTGTGGTAATAACAAATTAACTAGTTTAGATGTGTCTAACAACACCCAACTAGAAACATTATATGCTGGTAGTAATGAAGATTTAACAAGTTTAGATGTTTCTAGCAATACAGTATTAACAAAACTATACCTTCTTAATAATGAAGGTTTAACACAGTTAAATGTAGCAAATGGAAACAATTCAAATTTTGATACTTCAGTTTTAAATTTCAAAGGCACCACAGACTTAACTTGTATTAAAGTAGATAATACAGCCTTTGCAAATAACAATTGGTCTAGTTTAAAAGATGCAACAGCACGTTATAGCGAAAACTGCGATACAACAGTAATACTAGATGTTAATTTTGAACAAGCATTAATAACTAAAGGCTTTGATTCAGGAAGTCCAGATGGAACTGTGCCAACTGACAATATCAGTGGGATAGCTACCTTAAGTATTGAAGATAAAGAAATCTCAGACTTAACGGGTATAGAAGACTTTGTATCTTTAACTAGTTTATCAGTTTCAAATAATAACTTAACTAGCTTAGATCTAAGTAACAATACAGCTCTAACTGAATTAGATTGTAGTTATAATGATTTAACAAGTTTAGATGTAACTCAAAATAGTGCTTTAATTGATTTAAATTGTAGTTATAATGATTTAACAGCCTTAAATCTTGAGGGAAATACAAATTTAGACATTCTAAATATATCCGTTAACAATTTAATAAATGGTTTAGATGTATCTAAAAATACTGCTTTAACTCAGTTATCAATTAATTTTAGCAACTTAGCAAGTTTAGATGTAACTAAAAATATTGCTTTAGAGCTTTTATATATCCCTCAAAATAATTTAACAAGTTTAGATGTATCTCAAAATACTGCTCTAACAAGATTAGAGTGTTTTAAGAACAACTTAACAAGTTTAGATGTATCTAATAATACTGCTTTAACTAATTTAAGTTGCTTCCAAAATAACTTAACAACCTTAGATCTACGAAACACAAATATATCTTTAATTTCTGCAACGTCGAACCCAAATTTAACTTGTATTTCGGTTGATGATGTTAATGATATTCCCTATGGTTGGATGTTTGATACAACAGTAAGTTATAGCGAAGATTGCAATGCTACAACCGCCATACCAGATGCTAATTTTGAACAAGCTTTAATAGATTTAGAGATTGATGATGTTATAGATGGAGCTGTTCTTACCGCAAATATTAGTGGAATAACCTCTTTATTTGTTCGTAATAAAAATATCTCCGACTTAACCGGTATAGAAGACTTTATTGCTCTAGAAACTTTATATGTTGATAGAAATAACCTAACAAGTTTAGATGTTTCTAATAATACAGCTTTAGATTATTTGGTTTGTTATGAAAATAGTCTCACCAGTTTAGATCTAAGTAACAATGTTGCTTTAACGAAGTTAAACTGTAATTCTAATAACTTAACTAGCTTAGATGTATCTGCAAATACAAGTTTAATTGAATTATATTGTAGTTCTAATAATTTAACAAGTTTGAATGTTGCTAACGGGAATAATTCAAATTTCAATCAAGATACTAATGGTTTTTATGTTTCTTTTACAAGCAATCCAAACTTAAGTTGTATTAAAGTAGATAATGCAACCTTTGCAAACAACAATTGGTCTACATTAAAAGATGCAACAGCAACGTATAGCGAAGATTGTGGAACAACTGCCATACCAGATGCTAATTTTGAACAAGCTTTAATAGATTTAGAGATTGATGATGTTATAGATGGAGCTGTTCTTACCGCAAATATAAGTGGGTTAACTACTTTAAATGTAAGTGGTGAAAATATAGCAGACCTAACAGGAATAGAAGATTTTACTGCTTTAACTGAATTATATATAAGTAATAATGTTTTAACAAGCTTAGATGTAACTAAAAACACAGCTTTAATTCATTTAAATGTTGAGATTAATAACTTAACAATTCTAAATGTAACTAAAAATACGGCTTTAACTGAATTACGATGTTCTGAAAACAGTCTATCAACATTAGATGTAACTAAAAATACGGCTTTAAATGATCTTGCTTGTTACATGAATAACTTAACTAGTTTAGACATAAGCAATAACATAGCTTTGACTGATTTAAATGTTTTTGATAATAACTTAACTAGTTTAAATGTAAGCAATAACGCAGCTTTGATTAATTTATCTGTTTCTGATAATAACTTAACTAGTTTAGATGTAAGCAATAATACAGCATTGACTTCTTTAAGTGTTTCTAAAAATGAATTAAGTAGTTTAGATGTAAGCAATAACACAGCTTTAACTGTTTTAAGTATTTCTGAAACTAGCTTAACTAGTTTAGATGTATCTACAATTACAAATTTAATTTGGTTTGATGCCATAGACAATGCTAACTTAACCTGTATACAAGTTGATAATGTTGCAAATATTGGAACCAATTGGAACAAAGACGCAACAGCAACGTATAGCGAGGATTGTAGTGCTACTGTTGCACTTACTTATGTACCAGATGATAATTTTGAACAAGCTTTAATAGATTTAGAATACGATGATGTTTTAGATGATTATGTTCTAACAGCAAACATAAGCGGGTTAACCTCTTTATTAGTTCGTGATAAAAACATCTCAGATTTAACAGGTATAGAAGACTTTATTGCTTTAGAAACTTTATATGTTGATAGAAACAACCTAACAAACATAGATGTTTCTAATAATACAGCTTTAAACTATTTAGTTTGTTATGAAAATAATCTCACCAGTTTAGGCCTAAGTAACAATGTTGCTTTAACCAAGTTAAACTGTAGTTCTAATAACTTAACCAGCTTAGATGTATCTGCAAATACAAGTTTAATTGAATTATATTGTAGTTCTAATAGTTTAACAAGTTTAGATCTAAGTAATAATACAGCTTTAACTAAATTAAGTTTAGGTACTAATAATTTAACGAGCGTAAATATTTCTGCAAATACAAATTTAACTGAATTAAATCTAGGTGTTAATAGTTTAACAAGCATAGATATATCTGCAAATACAAGTTTAATTGAATTAGAAGTTGAGAGTAATAACTTAACAACTCTAGATGTAACTAAAAACACAGCCTTAACTTTTTTAGATGTTAGTGGGAATAATTTAACAAGTGTAGACCTGAGTATGAATACAGATTTAACTAGGTTAGATCTATTTAATAATAACTTAACAAGTTTAGATATATCAAATAATACAAATTTAGATAAGTTTGATGTCACAGACAATACTAATTTAACCTGTATACAAGTAGATAACGTTTCAAATATTGGTTCTTCTTGGTACAAAGACGCAACAGCAACGTATAGCGAAGATTGTAGTGCTACTGTTGCACTTACTTATGTACCAGATGATAATTTTGAACAAGCATTAATAGACCAAGGCTACGATGATGTTTTAGATGATTATGTACTTACTGATAATATTAGTGGCATAACGGATTTAGATGTAAGTAATAAAAATATTGCAGACCTAACAGGTATTGAAGATTTTATTGCTTTAACTGTATTAGATATAGGTTTTAATGATTTAACAAGTTTAGATGTAACTAAAAATACCGCTTTAACTAATCTTTCTTGTTACGGGAATAACTTAACTAGTTTAGATATAAGCAATAACACAGCTTTGACTAGATTATCTGTTTTTGAAAATAACTTAACTAGTTTAGATGTAAGCAATAACACAGCTTTGACTAGTTTAGCTGTTTATAAAAATAACTTAACTAGTTTAGATGTAAGCAATAATACAGCCTTGACTTTTTTAAGTCTTTATCTAAATGAATTAAGTAGTTTAGATGTAACAAAAAACACAGCCTTAACTACTTTAAATGTAGGTGAAAACAGCGGTCTATCAACATTAGATGTAACTAAAAACACCGCTTTAACTTATCTTTCTTGTTACGGGAATAGCTTAACAAGTATAGATCTTAGTAAGAATACAGATTTAACTTTATTAGATCTTAGTGAGAATAGCTTAACAAATATAGACCTTAGTAAGAATACTGCTTTAACAGAGTTGAATATTCATCATAATAGTTTAACAAATTTAGATCTTAGTGAGAATACTGCTTTAAAATTTTTGATTATTCATCATAATAGTTTAACAAATATAGATCTTAGTAAAATTACAAATTTAGATGGGTTTGATGCCACAAACATCCCATCTCTAACCTGTATACAAGTAGATAACGTTGCAAATATTGGAACCAATTGGGAAAAAGACGCAACAGCAACGTATAGCGAAGATTGTAGTGCTACTGTTGCACTTACTTATGTACCAGATAATAATTTTGAACAAGCATTAATAGACCAAGGCTACGATGATGTTTTAGATGATTATGTACTTACTGATAATATTAGTGGAGTTACTAAATTACTACTCTTTAATAAAGGCATTTCAGATTTAACAGGAATAGAAGATTTTACAGCTTTAACAGAGTTGACTTGTACGGATAGTAATTTAACAAGTATCGATTTTAGTAAAAATACGGGTTTAATTAAGTTGAGTATCTACAACAATAACTTAACATCTATAGACCTTAGTAAAAATACGGAGTTAACTTTTTTATCTATCAGAAATAATGAATTATCAAGTATAGATCTTAGTAAAAATACCGCTTTAAATTATTTAAGTATAATTAATAATAAATTAACAAGTATAGATCTTAGTAAAAATACCGCTTTAACTGATTTACATATTCGTGAAAATAGTTTAACAAATTTAGACCTTAGTAATAATACTAATTTAATTAAAGTTGCTGCTAGTGAAAATAATTTGACTAACATAGACATTACCAATGCAATTGATTTAATTGATCTAGACGTTAGTGAAAACAATTTAGCCAGTTTAAATATTACTAATAATACTGCTTTAACTGATTTAAATATTGATAGAAATAGCTTATCAAGTATAGATCTAACTAAAAATACTGCTTTAACTACTTTATATGTTTATGAAAATAACTTATCAAGTATAGATTTAACTAAAAATACGGCTTTAGATTTTTTAAATATTCATAACAGTAATTTAACGAGTATAGATGTAAGTAAAAATATTGCTCTAACTGAATTAAATATTCGTGAAAATAACTTAACAAGTTTAGATATATCAAACAATCTAAATCTAGATGAGTTTGATGCCACAGACAATCCTAATTTAACCTGTATACAAGTAGCTAATGTAAATAATATTGGACCTTATTGGGAGAAAGATGCAATAGCAACGTATAGCGAAGATTGTAGTGCTACAGTTGCACTTACTTATGTACCAGATGATAATTTTGAACAAGCTTTAATAAACCTAGGCTACGATGATGTTTTAGATGATTATGTACCAACCAATAATATTAATGGCCTAACTGATTTAGATGTAAGGGGTGAAAATATAGCAGACCTAACAGGGATTGAAGATTTTATTGCTTTAACAAAGTTGCAATGTGATAATAATAACTTAACAAGTTTAGACCTTAGCAAGAATACTAATTTAATTAAAGTTGCTGCTAGTGAAAATAATTTGACTAGCATAGACATTACCAATGCAATTGACTTAATTGATCTAGACGTTAGTGAAAACAATTTAGCCAGTTTAAATATTACTAATAATACGGCTTTAACTGATTTAAATATTGATAGAAATAGCTTTTCAAGTATAGATCTAACTAAAAATACGGCTTTAACTACTTTATATGTTTATGAAAATAACTTATCAAGTATAGATTTAACTAAAAATACGGCTTTATTTTATTTAAATATTCAAAACAATAATTTAACGAGTATAGATTTAAGTAAAAATATTGCTCTATTTAATTTAAATATTCGTGAAAATAACTTAACAAGTTTAGATTTATCAAATAATACAAATCTATATGAGTTTGAGGCAATAGGCAATCCTAATTTAACCTGTATACAAGTAGCTAATGTAAATAATATTGGAACCTATTGGTACAAAGACGCAACAGCGAGTTATAGTGAAAACTGTGGAGAACTTATTGTAGATTGCTCAAACATAGAAAATACCCAATTAACTTGTAAAGCAGAGCTACCTTCCGAAGATGAAAGTTTACCAATAGTAACAAATTCTGTTGGAGCTGCAACTATTTCTGTAGAAACAATTTCATCTAACAACTCTGGGTGTTTAGGAGATCCTCTAATAATAACCAGAACTTATACTATTAGTGATGAAGGAGGTAATAGTGAAGAATGTATACAAACCTTTACTGTTGAAAGTATAAACGAACCAACAATTGATACTGATTTAAGAACATACACCGAAGAATTAGATGCTAATTGTCAATATCAACTTCCAGATTATACGGCATTAGCAACTTCAACAGCAGATTGTGGAACAGCAACTATAACTCAAAGTCCAGCTGCAGGAACAATAATAAGTGGAGAAAAAGACACAGAAATTATATTAACCGCAACAGATTCTTGTGAAAGAACAGCTACAACTAGTATTAATCTTACAACTATAGTTAATACTGAACTAACTGCTTCAACTAAAGATAGCACAATACAATTAGATGCCTCGGGTGTTGTTAGTATAACAGCAAGCCAAGTAGATAATGGATCTAATCTTAGTTGTAATGCTGTAAGTTTAACACTAGATAAAACAACTTTCAATTGTTCAAATATTGGAGAAAATACAGTAACGCTAACAGTAACGGACACTAGTGGAAATAGTGCTACTGCAACTGCAATTATAACTGTGGAAGATAACATTGCACCAACTGTAATTACGCAAAATATTGAAATAGAACTCAATGGAAATGGAACTTCAAGTATAGTAACTGCTGATATTGATAATGGTTCTTCAGATAATTGTGAAATTGCCTCAATAACATTAGACAAAACTGAATTTGATTGTACTTCTGCTGGAGAGAATACGGTAACATTAACTGTAACTGATATTCACGGAAATTCTAATTCAGAAACTGCAATTGTAACAGTAGTTGATAAAACTGGACCAACAGCAGTAGCTCAAAATATAACAGCGCAGTTAGATGTATCTGGTGTTGCAATTATAACCGCTAATCAAATAGATAATGGTTCTACAGCTAATTGCGGTGCTGCGAATTTAACAGTAGACACAACAACTTTTAATTGTTCTAATATTGGAGAAAACACCGTAACATTAACGGTTACAGATACTAGTGGAAATAGTTCAACTGCAACAGCAATTGTAACTGTAGAAGATACTCTAGCGCCAACTGTAATTACACAAAATATTGAAGTAGAACTCGATGAAAATGGAACGTCAAGTATAGTAGCTGCTGATATTGATAATGGTTCTTCAGATAATTGTGAAATCGCTTCAATAACATTAGATAAAACTGAATTTGATTGTACTTCTGCTGGAGAGAATACGGTAACACTAACTGTAACTGATATTCACGGAAATTCTAATTCAGAAACTGCAATTGTAACAGTAGTTGATAAAACTGGACCAACAGCAATAGCACAAAATATAACAGCACAGTTAAATGCATCGGGTGTTGCAAACATAACTGCAAATCAAATAGATAATGGATCAACTGCTAATTGCGGTACTATAAACTTAACCCTAGACAAAACAACTTTTAATTGTTCTAATATTGGAGAAAACACCGTAACATTAACGGTTACAGATGCTAGTGGAAATAGTTCAACTACAACAGCAATTGTAACTGTAGAAGATACCCTAGCACCAACTGTAATTACACAAAATATAGAAGTAGAACTCAATGGAAATGGAACTTCAAGTATTGTAGTTGCTGATATTAATAATGGTTCTTCAGATAATTGTGAAATTGCTTCAATAACATTAAATAAAACTGAATTTGATTGTACTTCTGCTGGAGAAAATACGGTAACATTAACAGTAACTGATATTCACGGAAACTCTAATTCTAAAACTGCAATTGTAACTGTAAGCGAAACAGTTGCACCAGTTGCAAATTGCATAGCGCCTTTTACACTTGCTTTAGATGAAACAGGAAATGCAACAATCATAGCGAGTCAAATAAATAATGGAAGCACGGATAACTGTGGTATTACTTCAATAAATATTGACAAAGAATCTTTTGATTGTTCAAATATTGGAGAAAACACCGTAACATTAACGGTTACAGATGCTAGTGGTAATAAAGCTACCTGTACAACCGTAGTAACCATTGTAGATACAACACCTCCAATTGTAATTACAAAAAACATATCGGTTGAATTAGATAGTAATGGAAATGCAAATATTACTACATCTGATATTGATAATGGTAGTTTTGATGCGTGTGGAATTGCTGCTATGAGTTTAGATCAAACAACATTCAGTTGTCCAACACTAATAGAACATGCTGTAACACTAACCGTTACAGATAATTATGGCAATACAGCTTCAGAAATTGCACTAGTAACCTTTACTTCTAGCGATATAGATAATGATACTATTGCAGATATATGTGATACTGATATAGACGGTGATGGTGTAGATAATAATATTGATAATTGTCCAACTACAGCTAATAGTGATCAAGCAGATTTAGACCAAAATGGTATTGGAGATGTTTGTGATCAGAGCGATTTAAAAATTGCAAAAGGATTTTCACCAAACGGAGATGGCGTAAATGATGAGTTTATTATAGAAGGACTTCATAATTACCCAAATAATAGTATACAAATCTACAACCGCTATGGAAATATTGTATACGAATCTAATAATTATCAAAATTATTGGGATGGTATTGGAAATAAAGAGGAAAGAAGACTCCCTGCTGCTCCGTACTTTTATGTACTTAGTATTAATGGCGGAAGTAAAGTTGTTAAAGGATGGGTTTATATCAATTATTAA
- a CDS encoding LytR/AlgR family response regulator transcription factor produces MRYLNIYIVEDEPLIAATIKAALLKQGYNVVGDAEDVITALKDIAILQPDLILVDIQLDGSKDGVDLAQELDKQQIPYLYLTSQTDPETIQRVKNTQPLGYVVKPFTEHSLRSNIELAWHTYEVENAGFLIIKSEGRTYKINQSSILYLKAFDNYCYIYTTTRSYLVPHTLKYMSEKLNETLFIQTHRSYWVNISHIDGVENNKLFLKTEPIPLSNSQKNIVMDKIKNT; encoded by the coding sequence TTGAGATATTTAAATATATATATTGTTGAAGATGAACCTTTAATTGCTGCTACTATTAAAGCCGCCTTATTAAAGCAAGGTTACAATGTGGTAGGTGATGCCGAAGATGTTATAACCGCACTAAAAGATATTGCAATATTACAACCAGATTTAATTCTTGTAGATATTCAATTAGATGGTAGTAAAGATGGTGTTGATTTAGCTCAGGAACTAGACAAGCAACAAATTCCTTATTTATACCTTACCTCACAAACAGATCCAGAAACTATACAACGTGTTAAAAATACCCAACCTTTAGGCTATGTTGTAAAACCTTTTACTGAGCATAGTTTACGTAGTAATATTGAATTAGCTTGGCACACTTACGAGGTAGAAAATGCAGGCTTTTTAATTATTAAATCAGAAGGGCGTACCTATAAAATTAACCAAAGTAGCATATTATACTTAAAAGCTTTTGACAATTATTGTTATATTTATACTACTACCAGATCTTACCTTGTTCCACACACATTAAAGTATATGTCTGAAAAATTAAACGAGACCTTATTTATACAAACGCATCGTTCTTATTGGGTAAATATTAGTCATATTGATGGTGTGGAGAACAATAAACTTTTTTTAAAAACAGAACCTATTCCATTAAGTAATTCTCAAAAAAATATAGTAATGGATAAAATAAAAAACACCTAG